Proteins found in one Miscanthus floridulus cultivar M001 chromosome 4, ASM1932011v1, whole genome shotgun sequence genomic segment:
- the LOC136548337 gene encoding uncharacterized protein, with the protein MERKGRHFRFLMLLKPECQFKELSKGLQSWSDKKIGHINSQLVLVREILHQLEIAQDARVLAAGEIWLKNNLKKHCLALASLKCTIGRLHSKINWLKDGDGNTKLFQQHAHHRKRKNFIGKLVSEDQIYTNHTDKASIIDDFYNSLLGTRVDRENMVDLTELGLNTHDLTKLDLPFTVEVWRTIEQLPPDKVPGPDGFTGRFYRLLVNHKR; encoded by the coding sequence AGAGGAAAGGAAGGCATTTTAGGTTCCTGATGCTTCTCAAGCCTGAGTGTCAATTTAAGGAACTCTCTAAAGGGTTGCAAAGCTGGAGTGACAAGAAAATCGGGCATATAAATTCCCAACTTGTCCTCGTCAGGGAAATTCTCCACCAGCTTGAGATTGCACAAGATGCTCGTGTGCTCGCTGCAGGAGAAATATGGTTGAAGAATAATCTGAAGAAGCATTGCCTCGCATTGGCTTCCCTTAAATGCACCATCGGCCGGCTGCATTCAAAGATCAATTGGCTAAAGGATGGTGACGGCAATACAAAACTTTTTCAGCAGCATGCCCATCATCGGAAGAGGAAAAACTTCATTGGGAAGCTTGTTTCTGAAGATCAAATCTACACAAATCATACCGACAAAGCTTCCATTATTGATGATTTTTATAACAGTTTGCTAGGTACACGTGTGGACAGGGAAAATATGGTGGACCTCACTGAATTGGGGCTGAATACTCATGACCTTACTAAACTTGACCTCCCTTTCACTGTAGAAGTATGGAGAACCATAGAGCAGCTACCCCCGGATAAAGTGCCCGGGCCTGATGGTTTCACGGGTAGGTTCTACAGGCTGCTGGTCAATCATAAAAGATGA